In Waddliaceae bacterium, the sequence GGCCGCCTTGTAGCGACGGCGGAAGTTTTTGCGCTGTAGATAACAGACTACTCACTGCTGTCAATATATTTATTCTTGTCCACGGTGTACGGCTCGCGATGAAGTCTGGATAAGAAACTGTGATGTCGATAAATATATCGACAACCTTGCCATACATCGCCTCTTTGCGCTGCTCGTCGGCGATTTTTTCTATCTCGGGGAGCAGCAAATTTATAGCTTCAAGTTTGTTAGGAGGGTCTTCTATTTTTGCAACACCTTCATCGCAAAGAAGAGTCAGCAACGTGTCATCATGATCTGTCTCTCTAATGACTTCTAGGAATTTTAGTATATGGTCTTTTTGTCGCGTTGATTTTTCGGAGATCTTTTTAGGTATGGCGTGAATGATTGCCATGATGCATTCATGAGAGTCCGTTTCACATAGCAAATTGCCGTCGCTTTGTTGGAATAATTCCAAAATATTAAATAGATAAGAGGGATTGTCGAGGTGCTGGGATGATTGTGCTATATTTAGTAATGGCAAGGCTCTTTGTTCGTCGGGCCATGTGCTGATAATAGCGAAGAATTTTTCTATAACTTTTTGTTGCAAAGAACCTTTTGCTTCGCCGCTTTCAAAATCATAGCCAGAAACCTCTTGTATAGTAGTAATAGCTTCGGCAAAAGACTCTAATGGACGGACGCGCTGTCGTTCAGGAAGATTGGCGACACCCCTCATAAAGCGCTCAATATCTCGATCCTTTTGTCCTTGAGCATGACAGTTGATAAAGCCGGAAATGCTGTTACATAAAGAATCGATACGAGACTTGTACCAAAGGTCCTGAGCTTTGTCTTCAACGCGTCGACGCCATTCATAGTACCGCTGCCGACGAGAGGGACGCACCTGTTGCTGTAAGGCATATGTCGCTACGTCAGCAATAGCTACTGTAGAGGAATTCGTTGCTCCTTCTGCCAAGGCTGTTGCCGCTGATGCCGTAGCCATGGGCTGGAGCTCAATGGGAGGGAGTGTAGCGGGTCGAGGTGTTGTTGTTAGCCTCATAATTCTTTCTCCGAAGAAACCTGAAGCTCACGTTGTTCATCTATCCAGTCCTGGGCGATTCCTTGGCCAAGATTCATCCCCCATTCTCTTCCTATTCCCATGCACTCTTTAACCATCATAGGAGTGCTCTCGACAAGCTTTTTCCCTGACGGAGTTTGGTAGAAGGCTATCGTCTCCTCCAAATCTTCCTGCGTGAGATATTTACTGTATACAGGGGCGAACATTGAAATCAAGTCGTCCAAAGACGCCTCTAAGAATTCTTTTTCAAAGTCGTCCCAAAGAGAACGTTCTATATCAGGATATCGTTGCTTAAAAGTTGTGACTGTTTGTGCTATTATTTCCTTATAGACATCTTTAGCACCTAATACCTCGAATAATTTTTTGTAAGTCGCGATATATTCAGGCTCGACGGCTGATTGCCCATAAGAAAAGGATGTTAAAATTAACATAAAAGCTAATATCGAAATAATTTTTTTCATCGTAATATCCCCGTATAAGTGTTTGAATGCCAAAATAATACAGCACTTTAAGGGTATAAAGCAATGAAAATATTCTGGACGGCAACCACGGGTTTTACTGTACATTTTTGTTGCGAATATCGCATGTTAGACACGCAATGAAAAAAATATTTTAATAACAATAGGAGACAGACATTATGGAACCAGTACAGTCTAGTGGAATAGCATCAGTTTTATGGGAAGTTGCAAACAATAGCAAAAAATATATCGCTGTGAAGCCAGGAAATAATGGACAACACCATTTTCGAACTGTTGATTTAACGGCTTGTGAGAGGATGCGTTTGATTTTTAGCCGCGAAACGATAAATTTCTGTAAAGTTGCAGATGCTTTAAAGTCATGCGAGACGCAGATGATAGCGGAAGTCTCAGTGCTTACTCAACCCGGAAAGACGAAAATTCTCGATGTCGTAAATAAAATCTTCGACGACGCTAATGTAAACAAACTTAAGAAATTCAACGAAAAAATCATTGACATCTCCAACAAAACATGGATGCAAGACCTTAGTGATGAAGCCAAGGAACTCCATATCGATGACTTCTGCCTGCCAGGAACACACGACAGCGGGTCTTATCAATATATGGGATATCATACATCGCGAGGACCCAAATATAAATTAATGGACTTTATGACGAAACATATGTCGTGGCTTAACAAGACGGCGCGACAGTCGACGATAACACAACAACGAAGTATCTATGGGCAATTGGTACAAGGCGTAAGACTTTTTGATCTGCGTGTCCTTGAAAAAGCCCGGACGATTACTACCTAGGACATTCTTGTACGATATCTTGTAAGCTTGATGAGGCCTTGGAAGACTTCAAGCGCTTCCTCAAAGAAAACCCCGGAGAGATCGTAAGGATTGCAATACGGCCCGATCAAGATCAGATATATAACCCCGACGATAGAGGATACAACAGTCTTTTAAAGGATAGTGATATAGAGCCCCTCTTAAGATATATCGAAGAACGGCTAAAGTACGAAGATGGCACTAGCATGATAGCAACATACGATGCCACAACATATGAAAGAATGACATTACAGCATATGGTAGACAGCGGGCAGCGTGTCATCATCCATTATAAAGACCGTGATGCAGAAACAGTATTGGCAGAATCTGGGACTGGACGATTAAGTTTCCCGAAGATGCCGGAACATTTTACTAAGACAACAGATACAGAAGAAAAAATCGCCGGTATAATAAGAGAAGCATTAGCATTCGATAAAAAATGTGAAGATCGAAAAACAGTGGAATCACGGGCAGTGAGCATCGCTTCGGGAGCTATGACTGCCGATATGATGAGAGACAACCTTTGGAAAATGGGCATCAGAAATTTATTCGGGATGGATCTCTCCCCAGAAATCAATAGCCTAGAAAATATGGCGCTACGTATAAACCCTGAAATAGCAGCAAAGCTTGAAGAATTACGAGCTCTTGTCAACGGCATAACATTGGACCACCCAAAAACCGAAGAAATAAAAGCCTTTATAGAAGCGAATAAAAAACTTGTTGTTCATTGAACATTGAACAATGAAGATACGCTATTCCTATACGCTATCCTTTCACCCGGACACGGCAGTGCTCCCTCTCGCGTTGTCGTAAGAGTAAAGCTGTATCTTTGCGCTTGCTATAGTAAAAACAAAGAGAAGGAGTACGGTTAACGACAATGGCGACAGCTGTGCGTCCGCTGCGCGCTCTGCGCAGGGGCGCTCTCTGTGTAACTCCGTGTTTCTCCGTGTCTCCGTGGTAAAGCCCTATTTCTTTCCTATACGCTCTGCGCTATAACTATCCGCTATTAAAAGTCCTATTCCTTTCCTAGATGCCCCTGCACCCTCTACCCTCA encodes:
- a CDS encoding DUF2059 domain-containing protein, coding for MKKIISILAFMLILTSFSYGQSAVEPEYIATYKKLFEVLGAKDVYKEIIAQTVTTFKQRYPDIERSLWDDFEKEFLEASLDDLISMFAPVYSKYLTQEDLEETIAFYQTPSGKKLVESTPMMVKECMGIGREWGMNLGQGIAQDWIDEQRELQVSSEKEL